The Herpetosiphonaceae bacterium genome has a segment encoding these proteins:
- a CDS encoding response regulator transcription factor — MTAHRTTTHNSVPMRPAQPLILVVEDDPALRVFLADLLDGEGYRPRCVASGTQALQALAEDTPDLVLLDLCLPDLDGYAVSQRIRESAQRHVPILMVSANRDPRDVLEALHVGVDDYLRKPFDVVELLAQIRAHLPLVLPVVEDEAVPGRIDLAEPLPAAPLAQPCDQAA, encoded by the coding sequence ATGACGGCTCATCGTACGACGACGCATAACTCAGTGCCGATGCGACCGGCTCAGCCGCTGATCTTGGTGGTTGAGGATGATCCGGCGCTCCGTGTGTTTCTGGCCGATCTGCTGGACGGCGAAGGCTACCGCCCGCGCTGTGTAGCGTCGGGCACGCAGGCATTGCAGGCGCTCGCCGAAGATACGCCCGATCTGGTGCTGCTCGATCTCTGCCTGCCCGATCTGGATGGCTATGCGGTATCGCAGCGGATTCGCGAGAGCGCCCAGCGCCACGTGCCGATCCTGATGGTCAGCGCTAACCGCGATCCGCGCGATGTGCTGGAGGCACTGCATGTGGGCGTAGATGATTATTTGCGCAAGCCGTTTGATGTGGTCGAGCTGCTGGCGCAGATTCGGGCGCATCTGCCCCTGGTGCTGCCGGTTGTTGAGGATGAGGCCGTGCCGGGGAGGATCGATCTGGCCGAGCCGCTTCCGGCAGCGCCGCTGGCTCAGCCCTGCGATCAAGCGGCATAG